The proteins below come from a single Dinghuibacter silviterrae genomic window:
- a CDS encoding M20/M25/M40 family metallo-hydrolase yields the protein MKQYLVVLLILSCASVRSQDTPDSAIVARIKTEAFEHSRVMEFAFHLTDASGPRLTNSPGLYRAQQWVLATLRSWGLSNVDLEPWGTFGKGWEVTRDYLAMTEPYYQPLIAYPVAWSKGTGWPFTAEVALYHPKDSAEQAALRGTLRGKLVLYPSSASIQFPFEADAKRYSDSELASIVTPPQPIPPRPSIVNRRPSPQPTVRRPVMVSPNIFFQQEGVIGSLTSNVRDRDGTVYVQGTSSYRWEDSLKPMRLELSFEGYHQLQRLLEDGIQVKLEGDMETRYVTKDSIAYNVIGEIPGVDPLLKDQLVIIGGHLDSWQSATGATDNGAGSAVMLEVMRILTTLQIHPRRTIRIILWSGEEQGLLGSRGYVGRHFKSDSTARSKVSAYYNLDEGSGKIRGVYLQGDTAAGEVFKQWLEPFKELGASTITVQGTDGTDHLSFADVGIPGFQFIQDPLEYETRTHHSNMDTYDHLSPDDLKQASAIIATFVYQTAMRDGMIPRK from the coding sequence ATGAAACAATACCTAGTCGTTCTTCTTATCTTGTCCTGCGCCTCCGTCCGCAGCCAGGATACCCCCGATTCCGCTATAGTCGCCCGTATTAAGACGGAAGCTTTCGAGCATTCCCGGGTGATGGAGTTTGCCTTTCACCTTACCGACGCCAGCGGGCCCCGGTTGACCAACTCTCCAGGCCTTTACAGGGCACAGCAATGGGTGCTGGCCACCCTACGGAGCTGGGGATTGTCAAACGTTGATCTGGAACCCTGGGGGACGTTTGGGAAGGGGTGGGAGGTGACCAGGGATTACCTGGCGATGACGGAGCCTTATTATCAGCCGTTGATTGCCTACCCGGTGGCCTGGTCGAAAGGCACCGGTTGGCCGTTTACGGCGGAGGTGGCGTTATATCATCCGAAGGATTCGGCGGAGCAAGCAGCGCTGAGGGGGACGTTGAGAGGGAAACTCGTCTTGTATCCCAGTTCAGCCTCCATCCAGTTTCCGTTCGAAGCTGATGCAAAGCGATATTCCGACTCAGAATTGGCAAGTATAGTGACGCCGCCACAACCCATCCCTCCCCGGCCATCCATCGTCAACAGGCGCCCTTCACCGCAACCTACGGTTCGCCGGCCTGTGATGGTCAGCCCCAATATATTTTTTCAACAGGAAGGCGTTATTGGGTCACTAACCAGTAATGTCCGGGACCGGGATGGAACCGTATATGTCCAGGGGACGAGCAGCTACCGCTGGGAAGACAGCCTGAAACCCATGCGGCTGGAACTTTCCTTCGAGGGCTATCATCAGCTCCAGCGTCTATTGGAAGATGGAATACAGGTAAAGTTGGAAGGCGATATGGAGACCAGGTATGTCACAAAGGATTCCATTGCGTACAATGTTATTGGGGAGATCCCCGGTGTAGATCCTTTGCTCAAGGATCAACTTGTCATTATCGGTGGGCACCTGGATTCCTGGCAATCGGCGACAGGGGCCACTGATAATGGGGCAGGATCTGCAGTCATGTTGGAGGTGATGCGAATACTGACGACCCTACAGATACATCCCAGACGAACCATACGGATCATCCTTTGGAGTGGAGAAGAACAGGGATTGCTGGGGTCAAGGGGGTATGTTGGTCGGCATTTTAAGAGCGATTCCACTGCCCGGTCTAAAGTATCGGCGTATTACAACCTGGATGAAGGGTCGGGAAAGATCAGGGGGGTATATCTTCAGGGCGATACCGCCGCGGGGGAGGTTTTCAAACAATGGCTGGAGCCATTTAAGGAATTGGGGGCGTCCACCATCACCGTTCAAGGTACCGACGGGACGGATCATCTGTCTTTTGCCGATGTTGGTATACCAGGCTTCCAATTCATCCAGGACCCCTTGGAATATGAAACCCGCACCCATCATAGCAATATGGACACTTACGACCACTTGTCTCCGGATGACCTGAAACAGGCCTCCGCCATCATCGCCACCTTTGTGTATCAGACCGCTATGCGGGATGGGATGATCCCCAGGAAATAA
- a CDS encoding FecR family protein has translation MRSLYDLFDAAKMIARYKEGLLSPEEYAQLMDWLKESPQHQAWFDEHLEENTFRPKWGSFVLASLDSNEELLKVRARVGNDPGRERRRRRRTVMGAVMGVLVGLVAVYSYFVGRPVSAVTGVGDERYLLLQDGSGVWLDASSTLTFAGATREVVLTGQGYFQVAPGRIPFKVHAGQAVIQVLGTRFNVRAYPNENAVETTLLEGAVMVAGRTLHPGERARLGKSGELTVAEPVHPEEAVAWKEGSFTYTDADLSTILRDVSNWYGVQVINRSNTSQRYTFSVPRNMPLFAFVKRLEVRFRIEAKTLFVDP, from the coding sequence ATGCGTTCACTCTATGACCTTTTCGATGCTGCCAAGATGATCGCCCGCTATAAGGAGGGGCTTCTATCACCGGAGGAGTATGCCCAATTGATGGACTGGCTGAAAGAATCCCCTCAACACCAGGCTTGGTTTGACGAGCACCTGGAGGAGAATACCTTCCGTCCCAAGTGGGGCTCGTTTGTCCTTGCCAGCCTGGATAGCAATGAAGAACTTTTAAAAGTACGTGCCCGGGTCGGGAACGACCCGGGTCGAGAGCGGCGACGACGTAGGAGAACCGTGATGGGGGCGGTGATGGGTGTTTTGGTGGGGCTTGTGGCCGTTTATTCCTACTTCGTGGGCCGTCCTGTGTCCGCTGTAACTGGAGTGGGGGACGAGCGCTATCTATTGCTTCAGGATGGAAGCGGGGTATGGCTGGATGCTTCCAGCACGCTAACCTTTGCGGGAGCAACCCGTGAGGTTGTTCTGACCGGCCAGGGATATTTCCAGGTAGCCCCGGGACGGATCCCTTTTAAAGTGCACGCCGGACAGGCAGTTATACAGGTCCTTGGTACCAGGTTCAATGTCAGGGCCTACCCCAATGAAAACGCTGTAGAGACGACCCTCCTGGAGGGTGCAGTCATGGTAGCGGGGCGGACCTTGCATCCCGGTGAACGGGCACGCTTGGGCAAATCAGGAGAGTTGACCGTCGCGGAGCCCGTTCACCCAGAGGAGGCAGTTGCCTGGAAAGAGGGTTCCTTTACGTATACCGACGCAGACCTATCCACTATACTCAGGGATGTATCCAATTGGTACGGGGTACAGGTGATCAACCGATCAAACACGTCCCAACGGTATACATTCTCCGTCCCTAGAAATATGCCCCTTTTTGCCTTCGTAAAGCGCCTGGAAGTTCGCTTCCGTATCGAAGCAAAGACCCTCTTCGTAGATCCCTGA
- a CDS encoding RNA polymerase sigma-70 factor, producing the protein MTFGELVDTVAAEDFLVSEFRRGKTRAFEQIFLKHHGAICYFTAEFIYDGEAAKDIVSEVFVKLWHLRENFENVKAIKAFLYVSAKNACLNYLRRARLVTSHQKTALLELSKEEIEDIVMKQIFDAEVIREVYKAIEALPTQCKRIVRLTLQGLNTEEIANMMSISVQTVRNTRNRATHLLRQQLSGGTLAVALVASVVDVVKPV; encoded by the coding sequence ATGACTTTTGGAGAATTGGTGGATACAGTCGCAGCAGAGGATTTTCTGGTGTCGGAGTTCCGGAGGGGAAAGACCCGGGCCTTCGAACAGATCTTCCTCAAGCACCATGGCGCCATTTGTTATTTTACCGCGGAATTCATTTACGACGGGGAGGCAGCTAAGGATATTGTATCGGAAGTATTTGTCAAGCTTTGGCACCTGAGAGAAAACTTCGAGAATGTAAAGGCGATCAAGGCGTTCTTATATGTCAGCGCGAAGAACGCTTGTTTGAACTATCTTAGACGCGCCAGACTGGTCACGAGTCACCAGAAGACGGCGTTGTTGGAATTGTCGAAGGAGGAGATCGAGGATATAGTGATGAAGCAGATCTTCGATGCGGAGGTAATCCGGGAGGTTTACAAGGCGATAGAGGCCCTTCCGACCCAATGTAAACGCATTGTCCGGCTGACCCTGCAAGGATTGAATACAGAGGAAATAGCAAATATGATGAGCATCTCCGTCCAAACCGTACGGAATACCCGGAACAGGGCCACCCACTTGCTCAGGCAACAACTGTCCGGCGGTACCCTGGCGGTGGCCCTGGTAGCTTCAGTGGTCGATGTTGTAAAACCGGTTTAA